A region from the Rosa rugosa chromosome 6, drRosRugo1.1, whole genome shotgun sequence genome encodes:
- the LOC133714807 gene encoding retinoblastoma-related protein — MSPPAVLNMEDTKPEVSASNNSNSGTGDLDPVKARFTDLCKNGLSLDENTLTQAIKLLIETKHVLISNLSAIGNGTPEEAERFWFSFVLFSVKTLSEKSSDNSQKGSDDNGFSLIQILRAAKLNIVDFFKELPQFIVKAGPILSNLYGVDWESKLEAKELQANFLYLSLLSKYFKKAYREFFLTSDATVDKKSAITNGAGYVSEYHRFGWLLFLALRVHVFGRVKDLVTCTNGLVSILAILIIHVPVRFRNFRIHDSPRFVRKGNKGVDLLASLCNTYDTSEEELRKTMEKANTLISDLLKKKPCLASECKNENLKNIDTDGLTYFEGLLDEPSLSSSLDILEKDHDDAIRNKGELDERVFINEEDSLLGSGSLSGGSLNLSGVKRKFDSVASPTKTITSPLSPHRSPASHVNGGVNSKMAATPVSTAMTTAKWLRTFISPLPSKPSPELEGFLASCDRNVSNDVIRRAQIILEAIFPSSALGERCVTGSLQSANLMDNVWAEQRRLEALKLYYRVLEAMCRAEAQVLHATNLTSLLTNERFHRCMLACSAELVLATHKTVTMLFPAVLERTGITAFDLSKVIESFIRHEESLPRELRRHLNSLEERLLESMVWEKGSSMYNSLTVARPAFSAEINRLGLLAEPMPSLDAIALHINFSCGGLPPVASLQKHETSPGQNGDLRSPKRPCTEYRGVLLERNSFTSPVKDRLLALSNLKSKLPPPPLQSAFASPTRPNPGGGGETCAETGVSIFFNKIIKLAAVRINGMVERLQLSQQIRENVYRLFQQILVQRTSLFFNRHIDQIILCCFYGVAKISQLSLTFREIIHNYRKQPQCKPQVFRSVFVDWSSARRNGRPGQEHVDIIRFYNEVFIPSVKTLLVELGPAVTTTRANVVPEANNNNDAQCPGSPKVSTFPSLPDMSPKKVSAAHNVYVSPLRSSKMDALISHSSKSYYACVGESTHAYQSPSKDLTAINNRLNGTRKRTLDFDNVDVGVGLVSDSMVANSLYLQNGSCASSSGGPLKTEQPDL; from the exons ATGAGTCCACCTGCTGTGCTGAACATGGAAGATACGAAGCCGGAGGTCTCTGCATCCAACAATTCGAATTCGGGAACTGGAGATTTGGACCCTGTTAAAGCTCGATTTACTGATTTGTGCaag AATGGATTGTCGTTGGACGAGAACACGCTCACGCAAGCTATTAAGCTGCTGATAGAAACGAAACATGTTCTAATATCAAATTTATCAGCTATCGGAAATGGAACG CCTGAAGAAGCAGAACGGTTCTGGTTTTCGTTTGTTTTGTTCTCGGTGAAAACATTGAGTGAGAAGAGTTCAGATAATTCACAAAAGGGGTCTGATGATAATGGATTCTCTCTCATCCAAATTTTGAGAGCTGCTAAACTGAA CATTGTGGATTTCTTTAAGGAGCTTCCACAGTTTATTGTTAAGGCCGGCCCAATTTTAAGTAATCTGTATGGTGTAGATTGGGAGAGCAAACTTGAG GCAAAAGAGTTGCAGGCCAATTTTCTGTACTTGAGCCTTTTAAGCAA GTACTTCAAAAAAGCATACCGGGAATTCTTCTTGACAAGTGATGCAACTGTTGATAAGAAGTCAGCCATTACCAATGGAGCTGGCTATGTGTCAGAGTATCATAGATTTGGATGGCTGCTGTTTTTGGCCCTTCGGGTACATGTATTTGGGCGAGTTAAAGACCTGGTGACATGCACAAACGGCTTGGTTTCCATATTG GCAATTTTAATTATTCACGTCCCTGTTCGCTTCAGAAACTTTAGAATCCATGATTCACCGCGTTTTG TGAGGAAAGGCAACAAAGGTGTGGACCTGCTTGCATCACTTTGCAACACTTATGACACCTCAGAAGAGGAGCTGAGAAAAACAATGGAAAAGGCTAATACATTGATATCAGATCTTTTGAAGAAGAAGCCTTGTTTGGCATCTGAGTGTAAAAATGAAAATCTAAAGAATATTGATACAG ATGGTTTGACCTATTTTGAAGGACTTCTGGATGAACCTTCTTTGTCATCCAGTTTAGATATTCTAGAAAAAGATCATGATGATGCAATTCGGAATAAGGGTGAACTGGATGAGAGAGTATTTATAAATGAGGAGGACAGCTTACTTGGTTCAGGGAGCTTGTCAGGAGGGTCCTTGAATTTATCTGGTGTGAAG AGGAAATTTGATTCAGTGGCCTCCCCAACAAAGACAATTACAAGTCCACTCTCTCCCCATCGCTCTCCAGCTTCGCATGTTAATGGTGGTGTTAATTCAAAGATGGCAGCTACACCTGTGAGCACTGCAATGACAACTGCAAAGTGGCTTAGGACCTTTATTTCCCCACTTCCATCAAAACCCTCACCCGAGCTCGAGGGTTTTCTGGCATCATGTGATAGGAACGTTAGTAATGATGTGATACGCAGGGCGCAAATAATACTTGAGGCCATATTTCCAAGTAGTGCTTTGGGGGAGCGATGTGTAACTGGTAGTCTGCAAAGTGCTAACCTCATGGACAATGTGTGGGCAGAACAACGAAGACTGGAAGCACTCAAGCTTTATTATAGAGTTTTGGAAGCAATGTGTAGGGCAGAGGCTCAAGTTTTGCATGCTACTAATTTGACCTCTTTATTAACAAATGAGAGGTTCCATAGATGCATGCTAGCATGCTCTGCTGAGTTAGTCCTGGCAACACATAAGACGGTCACAATGTTGTTTCCTGCCGTACTAGAAAGGACAGGCATTACAGCTTTTGATCTTAGCAAGGTGATAGAGAGCTTCATTAGACATGAAGAATCTCTACCAAGAGAATTGAGACGACATCTAAATTCATTGGAAGAACGACTTTTGGAGAGCATGGTATGGGAGAAGGGTTCCTCAATGTACAATTCTTTGACAGTTGCTAGGCCTGCCTTCTCGGCTGAAATCAACCGTCTCGGGTTATTAGCAGAACCAATGCCATCTTTGGATGCAATAGCTTTGCATATCAACTTCTCTTGTGGAGGGTTGCCTCCAGTAGCTTCTTTACAGAAGCATGAGACTTCCCCAG GTCAGAATGGAGATCTCAGGTCTCCGAAGAGACCCTGCACAGAATATAGGGGTGTCTTACTAGAGCGAAATTCCTTTACTTCTCCAGTGAAGGATCGTCTCCTGGCCTTAAGTAACCTTAAATCAAAGCTGCCACCGCCACCTCTACAATCTGCTTTTGCAAG TCCAACACGACCAAATCCAGGAGGTGGAGGGGAAACATGTGCAGAAACTGGAGTTAGTATTTTCTTTAATAAG ATCATCAAGCTGGCTGCTGTAAGAATTAATGGTATGGTCGAAAGGTTGCAATTGTCTCAGCAAATCAGGGAGAATGTTTATCGCCTCTTCCAACAAATACTTGTTCAGCGGACATCTCTCTTTTTTAACCGCCATATTGACCAAATTATCCTTTGTTGTTTTTACGGGGTTGCCAAG ATTTCTCAACTAAGTCTTACATTTAGGGAAATCATACACAACTACAGGAAGCAACCACAATGCAAACCACAAGTTTTTCGAAGTGTCTTTGTTGACTGGTCATCAGCTAGACGCAATGGG CGGCCTGGACAGGAACACGTAGATATCATTAGATTTTACAATGAAGTATTCATTCCTTCTGTCAAGACCCTGCTTGTTGAGCTTGGGCCAGCTGTTACAACTACAAGAGCCAATGTAGTTCCTGAAGCTAACAACAACAATGATG CTCAATGTCCAGGATCACCTAAAGTATCCACCTTTCCAAGTCTCCCTGATATGTCTCCAAAGAAAGTATCTGCAGCACACAATGTATATGTATCTCCATTGCGATCATCAAAG ATGGATGCCTTAATCTCACATAGCTCAAAGAGCTATTATGCTTGTGTTGGGGAGAGTACTCATGCGTATCAGAGCCCTTCAAAAGATCTGACAGCCATTAACAACCGCTTGAATGG CACACGAAAACGCACACTCGACTTTGATAATGTGGATGTAGGGGTTGGTTTGGTTAGTGATTCTATGGTGGCCAATAGCCTGTACCTTCAAAATGGGAGTTGTGCATCCTCATCGGGTGGACCATTGAAAACCGAGCAACCTGACTTGTAG
- the LOC133717679 gene encoding sm-like protein LSM8, giving the protein MSGGPGLESLVDQTISVITNDGRNIVGVLKGFDQATNIILDESHERVFSTKEGVQQLVLGLYIIRGDNISIVGELDADLDSSLDWSKMRAYPLKPVIH; this is encoded by the exons ATGTCCGGTGGCCCTGGTCTTGAGTCACTTGTTGATC AAACAATTTCAGTTATCACAAATGATGGACGCAATATTGTG GGTGTCTTGAAAGGCTTTGACCAGGCTACTAATATCATTCTTGATGAGTCTCATGAACGTGTCTTCTCTACAAAG GAGGGTGTTCAGCAACTCGTGTTGGGATTGTATATAATCAGGGGCGACAACAT AAGCATCGTTGGGGAACTAGATGCGGATCTTGATTCAAGCCTTGACTGGTCGAAGATGAGAGCGTATCCTCTGAAGCCTGTCATCCATTGA